CCATGGAAGTGCCTTTCAACCTGAAAATATCAgcaacaaaaaaatgagaatagaGAACTTTTATCTTCTTGCAATGTCTGAAAGTCtttctctgtgttttttttactAGGTAAATTGCTTTGCAACACTTATTCACCTTGAGTATGTTGTTATGCAGTTCACTGAATTTTGAATCCGATATGGCTTCAAGGATCTGTTCAACCCGATCTGCATCATCCTTATTGATTATTACAGAAAATTTTGTCCAGTCAAGGATATCACCGAATGGCAATTCATAGTCCTCACACAAGATCACTGCAGAAAGGTGCACCAAAGTAGTTACTAAGTTGATTGAAAACAAACTCCAGAAACTTTCTCTCACCTGGAACACATCCAAAATGGATTGAGTCTGTTATGCAGATTCTTGTGACATAGGATGCTCCATCACAAATACAATACTTAGATTCTTTGAATTTCTCAAAGTATTCGACCCAATCACTTTCACTTGCTGGAGAATTTTTACAAGCCCAGAAAATGAGTATTGTCCTGTAATATAACCAAGGTAAATTTAGTGTAGCCCAGATTCTAGTGACATGGGATGCACTGTTGTtgtttcttctaaaaaaatgaTATGAGAGTCTTAGTCCATCAGATAATTTTCATACATGGCAAGAAAAACATGGCAGGCAACTCTGTCTAATATATATGCCAAGTCAAAatgcaataaaaacaaaactcacagaaaacaaaaaggaagctgatgaatttttttgtatatgTTACAGACAAAACTTATATCAGCCAAAGAAAATGAACTTTACTTTCCTGGCACAAGCTGGCTACACAACATTCAGTCATAATACAAAAAAACTTACCCGGAAAACCAAGAATATTAAACCTACTTTAGATTGAAGATCCCGTTGAAgtgaaaagggggaaaaaaaaaagtcacagaAGTTGAATTGTAGATAAAAATTTGTACTGAAGATGATAAAAggaatgcttataggaagtcaatcaagaagatgTGGAAAGTTTTGAATATATGGAGTTACCTGTGGTGTATGTCATAACCACTCAAAGGAGAAACAAATGGATATCTAAGCTGGGGGAGGGTTATATGGTGGTGCTTGTGGTGTCTGGAATCGTTACTTGCGGAACACGAGACTTTTATTGAATTATTCAGTGGAACTCTTTCAGAGAATATTGCTCCAGCGTCACAGGAAGTCACAAGAAAGTGATCAACACCTTCACTCCGATTCCAGTAAGGGTACTTGTTAATTATGCGCCGAACATAATTCTCAGCATAAGAATAATTTCCCTGCATACAAGAAGGGTGAAAGTCAGAAATccataatgtttcattatgtgAAAAGGAGACTGGCACATCCATTTCTCTAATCTTGAAATTTTTTCGAATATGAGGTCTTCATTTCTCTCATCTTGATTACTTAGTTCCTACCCTATCATGGTACACCGTTCGTGCTTGACATTTTGTCAAGCACGAGGTCTTCATAATTCATGACCCTCTAAATCTTTCGTGTGGATATTTAGTTTTTCAGACGCTTTTACAGTAACTGCAGTTACAGTGTAATTCTTGCATATCTATTACAAGAATTACTACAGAAAATGTTTCAagtagtattttttttcaaCCCTAAAAAGCACAGAGGACAGAACTGTAATATCCCGTATTTTGGTTAGTAGTATTATATTGTTCATTGAGCCGTATGGAATTTTAGAGTTACatgaagttaaaaaaatatcataaaGGAAATATATATCATAAGAATATTCAATTAGATGTATGGTGGCAAAGAGGTAAATATGGCAAAATAATGAATTCTGCAATCGGTAGGGacaaagtaattaaaaaaataataataaaaataaatatataaataaaaaccctaaactaaAAACCACGAAAGAGACCCTTCCCTCCCTCAATATTGCTTTCTTCTTTACTACCTCTGCCGTGTCCTATTCTTTCCACTAGCATCAAAACTTGCTTCCATCACCAATCACCTCTTACAGCTACCTCTAGTCACCAGCAACCACTTCTTCCGGTAAGAAAGCCACCCATAAACCTTGTTTATTTCAATGATTCCAAACCAAGAGACTTTCTTTGATATGTTTTGGGTTTACAACAAGAGGCTAATTTGACACTtaaatctctttctttttgtctATTAGGAACTATCTTTGAAGGTCTCTACAAGTTGGTAAGAGCTATGATCCCATTAGATACAagtttaattgaaaatttattaGATTACAATTTTAGGGTATTTGAACCAATTTGGGGTTTTTCTCAAATTGATACTAGGGTTGATAAATTAAGTTAAGATATGTTACTTGTCATTAGGTTGGCTCATTGGATATTACTTGACATTAAGTTGGTATCTACAAGAGGTAGGGGAATTTCTACCCTCCTTGATAATTCCTTCTATGACTTGTGTTAATTCATTGTAGGAAAAACTTTTATCCTCATTGATAATTTCCTTTCATGCTTGtttgaatcattgtaggaacctcctaaattcttaaattccttgttcctacaattgtttgattgttgcccatggataattgttggcctctattattctttgtcttcctccatggatGTGTTTTTGTGGCCTAGTCCGTTATTGTGGCTCTAGACCATCTTGCACTTATCATATTTTACAATGAGTTTTTGAaacaaagatattgcataaaggattttaattgtattaaattcttttgatgcattaaagaggaaattGTGATTTCATTCAAAGTCACTAATTTATAGTAAAGTGTTTGAGATATAATTTGTGGTTAAAGTAAGTTATTGTAATGATATAGAAACTATATCATTTGTTGAATTATAAAAGTTTTGAATTGTATTtaaatgtggcatatattgagccaagttttgtggacaattgttggttgtattgttgtatcacattgttcggtgtggggtgtacaacccactaccggtttaggtgtccggatatccttgttgtttgggagtacactttccttaaatggatcctcccttgtgtgtgattgtgaccttaagtgtacttgtatacacttggtcaacgagtgcttcggcattcggtgtgcctcaattgttccacttgttgttttaagtatatacaatattttaaatgtatatatatgttgtaaattgcattcattgatgcatattggATATTGTATCTTGTAACCAATTATCCATATTCATTGTTGTTATGTGTCATGTTTATACTCTCTTGGCACTTTGAGCGCTGTGAATCTTTATAGGGGCCCGAATCTAGTACGGTTCCTTCTGGTATTGTAGTTCTATTTCTCGTTGTTTATCATTCTAATTTTATTTCTCTACTGGGCCTTCTGCTcatccctttcttttcttttccttctttttccccCCCCAGGTCAGGAGAATGTTCAGGGTCGGCTGCCGGAGGCGTGACAGTGCAGTGTAGTCCGGGTCTATTAGATTTACATTTATTATTCGTATTAGAATTTAGTCTAGTTAAACTATTGAAATTTTGACATAATTTCTCAGTCACCCTTTTTGACTTGAGCTATTTGGGTTCCGCCGCGATATCGACCACTGAGGTCTGGTATTCTGATTCTGTTGAATGTTTTGCTACTTTATTTGAGATTGACCATTGAGgtctttaattatttgatagTATGAAAACGTAGTTTTCTGGAGGCTTAGTGGCAATTGAGTCCTCTTTAGGACAATTGTTAATTTGTGTGCAGGTTGGTGCTCATTGTACTACAATGTTGCGCCATGTTTATCGAATTTTTGTATGTGTAGTTTCTATCCCACGACCCCACCCAGAATGGGGCGTGACAAGAacattccttttttcttttgtcttttgtttttcatctgAATCGACTTAGGATACACAAACATGTATGAAAACACAATCCAAAGAACAATACACAGGATCAAATACATTCATTTCCTGAACTATCATAATTAATtaccataacaaaaaaaaaaaaaaattttgaaataaaggATGTCATACCGTTTTGCGAATTTGGGACCAATTAATTGGAATGAAAAACATATGAGCCTTAGTGCCATCATTTGTATGAAATCTTTCGGATGAAATGAAACTGTAGTAGAAGATCAGTTCAGTAGTATGGTCCCCGGGAATGTACGTCTCAttgtaaaacaaaaaatcatcaGCGGTTATTGGGTACATGAAGATTTTGAAACCTTTCTCCATTAGAGCGTAATTTCTCAAGAAGACATCTGGGTACTGGAAGACTTCCTCAAAAATACCAGAATCTTGAACTGGGTTGTTCACCTTCGTTGACCATAAAGAAAATTCGAATCAATGAATGATTGAATTAAAATGAAAGAAAGTGACAAAAAGAAGGCACCTGATCATTAGTGGTAGTGAAGGCAATGCGAGGCAGAAGAGAAGGGTAGAAGAAAATCACAGAGATAGCAACAGCAACAGACAGGATGATGACGAAAGACGGCATTTTCTCGGGAAATTGGGTTTCTCAGAAAACTGGGTTTTGCAGAGGAGGGGAAAGCGGAGAATGTGTGAGAGGAGTCAAAAGCAGGTCAGGGAGTGTGCTTGCAGTTTGGTGGTGAAGAGCACAAATGACGGTTTTTATGTTAGTTATTTCTGGTATTAAGTGCCACATCATCGTATACTTATATAGTGTATTGATGTTCGTATATATACGCCCCGCGAAACGCGTCGTATTGTCCTCTGTAACTGACTGACCTCTCCCTCCGTGGCTTTACTTACTGATCCTCGGGTTCTCTCACTCACCGACTCAATTGTTGCGATAATTAGGGCTctgatttcttcttctcttcgaCTTCTTTGTATATGAGCATCCATCAACCCTCGGCAAACGGTCAGTGTCTCTCTTTTTGCAACGCTTAATTTGATTGGTTACGGATTTTTTCTGATAGATTCGAGTATTGTAATTTCTGGGATCGAAATGAATTCtactttttcttgtttgtttgtgcGCATTTCAAAAATTGGAAGGTTGACTGGGTACCTGCAGCCAAACAAATTTTGTTCCTGAATGAGGATTTCTGGTGTTTGTTTTGCCTCTATTGGATTATGGTTTTTTTGGCCTTTATATGGTGAGATTTATAAGTGTTTATGCCATTTGCAGAGATGGTTTAGGTGAAAAAAAACggtagagaagaaaaaaggatgTTGTAACCCTATTACTCATATGGCCAAGGTATCATGAACATGCTGCTTATTAGGTGATTGAAACTTCAGATGGTTGATGCTTTCTTTTTCCTGGTAATGGTTTCACATCGTTGGTGCTTATTTTATCAATTAGAGTCCAatctcatttatttttcttacacATTCCTGAATTTATTTGCAACCAAACGGGGGTTTCAATTATTTTTAGTATTGGGGTTTTGAATTGATATCcgctgttttttctttctttctcttgattAGTTATGGTAAATGATGAATTCAGAAGTTaaagagggaaagaaaaagatataGAGAATGCACTGGGAATGGGGCTACCAGTGGTTTGACTGCTGGGATTTGTATTGTAGCTGTAGAAGGGGATTTCTCATTAGAGGATGACTGTTACTGCCAACAAGATTATACTTCAAGATCCCTATTTGGAACACAACTTCTTCTGGTGCTGATTGCTTTTGCATGACCGGACTGGGCCTGATGGTTGGTATCAAGTCTACAGAAGGAGTTCCAAACATAATTGCATTTGTATGTGTATGGTTTAGCAGTTCTTGcaaatattttctttgatatGTCAATATAAGATTCTCTGTTCCGTAATTCTCTATTCTTTTATTTCTTGACTGCTTACATTAGAGTTAATCCTCATCCTTTTGGCATGTTCTCTATATGCTATCTTTCTCcatctctttgttttttattttttcccttctCATAAGTATCCTTCATTTCCATTGCCAATTAAGTTCTTGTACTGACAATAAATATTATAGTTAGTCATTTACCTCAATCTTTCTTTACAAGATTTGTCCAATAGTTTAGCATATATTGTGCTACTCTCTCTTCTGTTTCCTTTATTGCCTCACAGCGGTGTCCAAGTGCGTTGATGCTGTCTTTTATTGATCACTTGTACTCATACTGTGGCAATTTGATTGTTGCTTTGTATCTGTCATCGTCAAGAATTTCTATTAATGGATGTATGTGAACTTGAATGTCTACATATGTTACTCTTTAGTGCTTGCGGGGTTCCTTAATTATGTAACTTGGGATTTGGGAACTAAGCATTAACAGAAATACCTTAGATTTGCATTCGTGGATAATGGTTACTATATAGACAGTTAGAGAACTGAAGAATGAAAGGATGGGGAATAGTCACTCCAATCAGGTACCattactctctcttttctcaAATCTTTTAACATGTGCAACTTTGATAAGTCTAATTTTCACATTCCTATAGTAATTTGTAGAGTCAAATAATATATTCATCTGTGTTTTAAAGTTCCCTTGACGGTTTTTCTCCGGCCTCTACACATCTGAGTATCTTCTGTTCATCTTATCATGTGAACATCTTCTTCACCTCAGCAAGCTACCATGAATAAGAATTATACTATTTCTAATCAAAAAACTATCTTTACGCAAAATACTTTTCATGCAATTGGCACTAAGCCACTAACTCTGTTGTAATTTCAATATTTGACAAGACACAATTCACTAAGACAGTATGGAAGAGTCCTTATATCATGAAGCTTGCACTCACTGCAACCCTTGGAGGACTATTGTTTGGTTGCGATACAGGTATTATGTAATCAATTCTTTGATATTAAGGTTCTGTTGGTTATTTTTGCTTGGCTGATTGGTTTGACTAACGACTTTTGTTTATGTAGTAAATATTTTTGGTGCTCaattatttgaataaaaaatgacTTTGATTCAGTGAAAAAGTCAATAATAGTGCAGGTAACAAGCTTTCAATAATACATCAACACTTTATTGGTAACTACTTTTCTTCTAATGCCTTTTCTTAAaaagaatatgtatatatatttgatgtTTGAATTACTTCCCCTGATACCCATGTTGGTAACATTAGTTGGTGGGTGTATTGTTGTGTTGATGGCAGAGATATTATCCTCTGCTGCACATACTTTCTCATTGGCTATATTGTAGtatcatatatttgtttttgcaattcccaCATCACTGGAATAACAGCTCTTGAAGTATGGTACAGAGCAGGATTGTTTGCTCTCAACATGCCGGGATAGGGGAGCAGGAGTGTTTGTTCTTTAGTGAAAAACTGGGTTTGAAGCTATATGAATTgcagcctgattatcacaatgAAGGATCACTGGATAATGAGGTTTGATCCGCAATTCTTTGAAAAGACTATGCATCCAAGCCAGTTCAGTGGTTGCAGACGCCATGGCCCTGTATTCAGCTTTGGTTGAGGACTTAGAGATGGTGGattgtttcttttattttcaggCCACTAGCTTCACCCAGTTTAACTAAATTGGATTCATTACCGGAAGAGGAACTCCTTCTGTAGACCTGATACCAACATCAGGTCCAGTCCGGTCATGGAAAAGCAATGAGCACCAGAAGAAGTTGTGTTCCAATTAGGGATCTTTAACTATATATAATCTTGTTGGCAGTAATAGTCATCCTGTAATATACTGCTAGATAATGATAATGATGTTGTTATGGAGAGATAAGGTTGCACAAGGAGTTGGAGATGGAGTTGTTGTGGAGAGAAGGTGTCAGCTAGAATATAGTTAGTGGATAATTAATGATGTTGGTTCAAGTGAGACTTCCTCACTCTCTTGATAATAGTAGTGGAAGAAGTCGTGTATAGTTCAAAATAGTTAAGGCCTTGTTTCTATATAAATAAATCTCTGCTTTTCTCTCCGCTGCAAAACCACCCAGTTTTCCGAGAAACCCAATTTCTCGAGAAAATGCCGTCCCGTGTGAATttcttcctcatcatcatcctctCTGTTGCTGTTGCTATCCCTGCAATTTCCTTCTACACTACCACTAATGATCAGGtgcttcttttttctctgtttcactttctttcattttcattaaaTCATTCATTGAGTAGAATTTTCTTTCTCGTCAATGAAGGTGAACAGCCCAGTTCAAGATTATGGTATTTTTGAGGAAGTCTTCCAGTACCCAGATGTCTTCTTGAGAAATTACGCTCTAATGGAGAAGGGTTTCAAAATCTTCATGTATCCAAACAAAGATGTTGAGGCTTTTTTTTACAATGACATGGACATTCCCGGGGGTTTTCTACTGAAGTGTTCTTCTCCCGCTGTCTCATGTTCTCCGAAAGATTTATTACAAATGATCCCACTCAGGCTCATATGTTTTTCATTCCAATTACTTGGTTACAACTTGAGGAAATGGTATGATATCCTTTGCTTcaagaaatttatttttctaaatatCCACAGTTCCACACACAAGAAAGATTTAGAGGGAGTGTCATGAGTTATGAAGACCTCGTGCTTGacaaaatgtcaaaatgaaagaaatgatTTCCTGTCTTTCATAGTCTGGTCACGAATGGTTTACCATATAGGGTAGGAACTAAGTCATCAAGATCAGAGAAATGAATGTGCCAGTCTCCTTTAATTTCACTTAATGCAACATGATTGGTTTATGACTTTCCCCCTCCTTGTATGCCAGGGAATTTATGCTAATGCTGATGATTATGTTCGGCATATAATTAAGGAGTACCCTCACTGGAATCGGAGTAAAGGTGTTGATCACTTTCTTGTGACTTGCTGTGACGCTGGGAAAATGTTCTCGGAAAGAGTTCCACTGAATAATTATATGAGACTCTCGTGTTCTGCAAGAAATGATGACATGCACCACAAGCACCACCTTATAAGCATCCCCCAGATGAGACTGCCATTTTTTCCTCCAGTGCGTGGTGGTTATGAGATACAAAACCGGTACGGTGCCTCCATTTATTCAAAACTTTCCACATCTTCTTGGTTGTCTTACTATAAGCATTCCTTTTATCATCTTCAGTACAAATTCGTATCTACAATTCAACTTCTGCAACTTTTTCTTTGGAAATTTCATTGATCTTGGTAAGCTATGAAATTCTTGACATACCTATTAGGCAGAGTTGCCTGCCATGTGCTAATTGGAAATTTCATTGATCTTGGTAAGGTATGAAAATCATCTGAGGGACTAAGACTCATATAATTTTTCAGTAGAAACAAGCAACAGTGCATCCCATGGAACTCAAATCTGGGCTATACGAAATTTACCTTGGTTATATTGCAGGACAATACTTGCTTTCTGGGCTTGTCACGAAAATTATCCAGCAAGTTTAAATGATTGGGACTTTTGGGATGAATGCCCAGGCCAAGAGAAattcaaagcatctaagtatTGCATTTGTGATGGATCATCCCATATCACAAGAATGTGCATAACAGAGTCCATCCATTTTGGATGTGTTCCAGGTGAGACGGTTCCTCCTATGTGGAACTATATATTTATGGTTTTCCCCTGATTTTTACTTTCTGGAGTGTGTTTTCAATCAACTTAGTAACTACTTGGGTGCACCTTTCTGCAGTGATCTTGTATGAGGACTACGAATTGCCATTCGGTGACATCCTTGACTGGACAAAATTTTCTGTAATAATCAATAAGGATGATGCATATCGGGTTGAACAGATCCTTGAAGCCATACCGGATTCAAAATTCAGTGAACTGCATAACAACATACGCAAGGTGAGTAGGTAGCATCTACAAATGGTTGGCAAAGCTTCTCGCGAAGAGATTAAGGAGAGTTTTGGGAAGTGTTATCAATGAGGCGCAGCATGCTTACGTAGAAGGTAGGCAGATTATCGACGCTTCTATGGCAGCAAATGAGATTGTGGACCATTACACAAGGCACAAGAAATCTGGCCTCATGTGCAAGCTTGATATGGAGAAAGCTTTTGATAATGTAAGCTGGAACTTCTTGTACAAAGTTCTAGAAAGAAAGGGTTTTGGGAGGAAATGGATCTCTTGGATCAAAAAGTGTGTTTCTTCGGCTTCCTTCTCGATCTTGGTGAATGGGGCTGCGACAGAATTCTTTCATTCTTATAAAGGAGTTAGGCAGGGTGATCCTTTGTCGCCTCTCCTTTTCATTCTAGGAATGGATATCCTGAGCTGCATGTTGGATAGAGCAGTCTCTCATGACATCCTCGAAGGAGCCAAAATCAACAATAGATCTGATTCTGTCACCATTTCTAACCTATTGTATGCAGATGATGCTTTATGCTTTTGTGGAGGAAGTGTTGAGCAAGTTATCAATCTTCGGGCCACCCTCTTAGGCTTTGAAGCTATCTCAGGACTGAAGGTCAACCTAAGTAAAAGTTACATCATCCCCCTGGGAAATGTAGAGAGTATTGAAGTCTTAGCAGAAGCTCTCGGGTGCAATGTTTGCAGCTTACCTACAAG
This sequence is a window from Tripterygium wilfordii isolate XIE 37 chromosome 8, ASM1340144v1, whole genome shotgun sequence. Protein-coding genes within it:
- the LOC120004249 gene encoding probable glycosyltransferase At5g03795, producing MPSFVIILSVAVAISVIFFYPSLLPRIAFTTTNDQVNNPVQDSGIFEEVFQYPDVFLRNYALMEKGFKIFMYPITADDFLFYNETYIPGDHTTELIFYYSFISSERFHTNDGTKAHMFFIPINWSQIRKTGNYSYAENYVRRIINKYPYWNRSEGVDHFLVTSCDAGAIFSERVPLNNSIKVSCSASNDSRHHKHHHITLPQLRYPFVSPLSGYDIHHRTILIFWACKNSPASESDWVEYFEKFKESKYCICDGASYVTRICITDSIHFGCVPGERKFLEFVFNQLSNYFGAPFCSDLV
- the LOC120004250 gene encoding probable glycosyltransferase At3g42180 isoform X2, which encodes MFSERFITNDPTQAHMFFIPITWLQLEEMGIYANADDYVRHIIKEYPHWNRSKGVDHFLVTCCDAGKMFSERVPLNNYMRLSCSARNDDMHHKHHLISIPQMRLPFFPPVRGGYEIQNRTILAFWACHENYPASLNDWDFWDECPGQEKFKASKYCICDGSSHITRMCITESIHFGCVPVILYEDYELPFGDILDWTKFSVIINKDDAYRVEQILEAIPDSKFSELHNNIRKVQRHFHGNSSFGGRHKQYDVLHQWHLHANSAFRGHDKPYDVFHMIIFELGLKCGGWRRGG
- the LOC120004250 gene encoding probable glycosyltransferase At3g42180 isoform X1, with product MFSERFITNDPTQAHMFFIPITWLQLEEMGIYANADDYVRHIIKEYPHWNRSKGVDHFLVTCCDAGKMFSERVPLNNYMRLSCSARNDDMHHKHHLISIPQMRLPFFPPVRGGYEIQNRTILAFWACHENYPASLNDWDFWDECPGQEKFKASKYCICDGSSHITRMCITESIHFGCVPVILYEDYELPFGDILDWTKFSVIINKDDAYRVEQILEAIPDSKFSELHNNIRKVQRHFHGNSSFGGRHKQYDVLHQWHLHANSAFRGHDKPYDVFHMIMYELWLRNLARSFSDS